A genomic region of [Eubacterium] eligens ATCC 27750 contains the following coding sequences:
- a CDS encoding NAD(P)-dependent oxidoreductase — translation MALHVMDEANRCLQCKVPQCQKGCPINTNIPMAIRLLKENKLNEAGKMLFENNPLTTVCSLICNHENQCEGHCVLGRKGAPVHFSTIENYISSTYANQMTEGPKPSNGMRVAIIGSGPAGITIAIILARYGYQVTIFEGKDKIGGVLRYGIPEFRLPKTVLDDIEYRHLALKGIKIRPNTTIGGAIGIDDLFRDGYKSIFIGTGVWKPNSLHIKGETFGNVHFGINYLNNPDSYHLGETVIVIGAGNAAMDVARTAKRKGSRNVICFSITKEVAASKYEFSYAQLEGITFEYNKRPVEIKDDGVIFRDIIENEDGTFTDVEGTDTLHHSDSVIISISQGPQNRIVNTTTGLKATARGLLDADETGHTSRPGIFASGDVVNGARTVVEAVAHSKIVAESMHQYMQSLPKDEE, via the coding sequence ATGGCGTTACATGTTATGGACGAGGCCAACCGCTGCTTACAGTGCAAAGTGCCTCAGTGTCAGAAGGGATGTCCTATCAACACTAACATTCCTATGGCAATCCGTTTACTTAAAGAGAACAAGCTTAACGAAGCTGGTAAAATGCTTTTCGAGAACAACCCACTTACTACCGTGTGCAGTCTTATCTGCAATCATGAGAACCAGTGTGAAGGTCACTGTGTACTTGGAAGAAAGGGCGCTCCTGTACATTTTTCTACTATTGAAAATTATATCTCAAGTACATATGCCAACCAGATGACTGAAGGTCCTAAGCCTTCTAACGGCATGAGAGTCGCAATCATCGGTTCGGGCCCTGCCGGTATCACTATTGCAATTATTCTTGCAAGATACGGATATCAGGTTACTATATTTGAAGGAAAGGACAAGATTGGCGGCGTATTAAGATACGGTATTCCGGAATTCAGACTTCCTAAGACTGTTCTTGACGATATTGAATACAGACATCTTGCCTTGAAGGGCATTAAGATTCGTCCGAATACAACTATCGGTGGTGCAATCGGAATTGATGATTTGTTCCGTGATGGCTACAAGTCTATATTTATAGGTACAGGCGTATGGAAGCCTAACTCTCTTCATATTAAAGGAGAGACTTTCGGTAATGTCCACTTTGGTATCAATTACCTCAATAACCCTGACAGCTATCACCTTGGTGAAACTGTTATTGTTATCGGTGCCGGTAATGCCGCTATGGACGTTGCAAGAACTGCCAAGAGAAAAGGCTCCCGCAATGTCATCTGTTTCTCTATCACTAAGGAAGTTGCTGCAAGCAAATATGAATTCAGCTATGCACAGCTTGAAGGAATCACATTTGAATATAACAAACGCCCCGTTGAGATTAAGGATGACGGTGTTATATTCAGGGATATTATTGAGAATGAAGATGGAACTTTCACTGATGTAGAAGGAACTGATACACTTCACCACTCAGACAGTGTTATCATCTCTATCAGTCAGGGACCTCAGAACCGTATTGTTAACACAACAACAGGTCTTAAGGCTACTGCAAGAGGACTTCTTGACGCAGACGAGACTGGTCACACAAGCCGTCCGGGTATATTTGCATCAGGTGATGTTGTCAACGGTGCAAGAACCGTAGTAGAAGCTGTTGCACACAGCAAGATTGTGGCAGAATCAATGCATCAGTATATGCAGTCTCTGCCGAAGGATGAAGAATAA